AATTGACCATAATCGTAGACGGCGCTTAATCCGTCATATATTTCGCTCGATTGAAATACAAAACCGTATTCCTTCGCGTGTGATACTACACTTTTGAAAAAGTCGTCTGTCTGTTTGCTCATAAGTGGCAAATATAGATATAAGTATTTAGATTTTAAACGCCTAAATCACGGATCTGCTGAGACGCATTTTTGTTATCTACTTTTTTGATAATATGTTGGATAATACCATCTGCGTCAATCACAAAGGTAGTACGTGCTGTGCCCATATACTTTTTGCCATACATATTCTTTTCGACCCATACACCATAGGCCTCGACGAGTTTCATGTCTTCATCCACAAGCAACTGAAAAGGTAGCTCATGTTTACTGATGAATTTTTGATGTGATGCCTCATTGTCCACACTTACACCTATGATCTCAAAGCCATCTTTTTTTAACGACTGATAATTATCCCTGAAGTTGCAGGCTTCTGTCGTACAGCCAGGTGTATTGTCTTTGGGATAAAAATATAAAATAACTTTTTGCCCTTTAAAATCGGAAAGATGGACAGTCTCGCCATGTTGATTTTTTGCACTGAAATCCGGTGCTTTCTGTCCTGCTTCTAGTGTTGCCATAATACGTTGTATTTAGTCATTTAAGATACGATTAATCTCTTAAAACCGCTGATTTATTGCCGAAAATTAGGACGCTATTTCATAAACGAAGCTTCGTATGTCTTTACATTTCCTTTGTTGTCTTTTACTTCGAGTTCAAAGTCGTGTCTGCCGCTGCTCAGTTCCGGTTCGAAGTCATGCCAAATATGTCTTGTTTTCGGGTCATATTTCATCAAAGCCCATTTCTCATCAATGTAAGCATTAAAAGTATCTATTCCAGAGAGATTGTCGCTGATGGTAAAATCGATGGAGCGTTGATTGGATACATTCTTGCCGTCGGTCAGGTTCCGCGCAGTGATATTGGGCGCAATGGTATCGACAGCGATGTAAAAACCACCAAATTCGCGTACGTTGGCTACCACCCAGCCGTTCTCATATTTACCCCCTTGTGCACCGCCATCAGAAGAAACGATCAAGGCTTTGTCATACAGGTTTTCAGACAGGGTGTAGTCGGGTTTGATCATGAGCTTGTAGTATCCAAAAACCGGTGTATACATGTTGTGGATATAGTGCATTGCCGAATAACCCCTTGCCGGTTTTGCTCCTTGTGTATAATTGAAATAAAGGTCGTCATACAATATGTTTTTGCCCATGTAAATACGCGCATTCTCCGCTTCATATTTGTTTTCCTCGGCATAGTGAAACATTTTAAGCCCCTTCGCATTTGGGCGGCTGATTGACAGGGACGGATTGTTTTGTACCTTAAAATTCAATTCACTCGTATTTCCTTGGACATCTTTAACCACATATTTTACATCATGAACCTCGTTGTCTTTCAATGTTATTTTACCGAGGTTATCCAAGTTTTTGAAGATGTTGATCGGGTTGTTTGGATCTTTGAAGCTTTTTTGTACGCGTACCCCTGACTTTTTTAAATAAGGGTAGTCTACGTAAGACTGTATCGCACGGGTCTGATCAAAAGGAATGGATTCGAACAGTACCGTGCTGATGTTTTTATTATCCAAAAATAGTTCAATCGAATACACGCCATACGTAAAGGAGATGCCTCTCCGTTTATCAACGGTGTTAATTCCTAATCCAAAGGTGCCATTCACGGGTATCGGCGCTGTACTCGCTAAGCTATAGGTACCATTGCCGGCCGACTTGATCGTTTGATGTCTTCGAGGAGTATTTTCGTCGAATATTTCGGAACCTAAATCGTAGACCGTCATACCGCGGATAATCGGTTTTACACCGTCTGGAAACAGCAGGCCAAACAATTGCGGATTAAGCGGCAATTGTGCTTTTGTATCCCGGATCTCGAAATGAAGATGTGGGCCAGCTGAACCACCGGTATTTCCTGAATTGGCAATAAATTCACCTTTTCTTACAGGAACTTGGTTGGGTTTGAGAAATACATCGACATCAAAACGTCTTTGTTTGTACTGCTCATCTTTGACGATTTTTGCAAGATCCGAATTGAAACTTTCGAGGTGCATGTACACCGAAGTATAACCATTCGGATGATCAATGTAAACATAATTGCCCCCACCACCGATTTGTACCCGTACACGGGATACAAAACCTTCTGCTGCCGCGTGTACAGGTATATTTATACGTTGTTGTGTACGGTAATCGTCTCCGCCATGAAAATGCGTCGCGCGCAATTCGCCAAACGATCCCGAAGCCTGCGGAGGAATATCCATGGGTCGTATAAAATAATTCTGTGGATAATTGCGGCTTTTGATAATATCTTGTCCCTTGATTAGACCTGTCATGCAGGCCAGCAGGGAGAGCATTGCTATCGTTTTTTTTATCATGCTATTTCCCAGCTATTTGATTTTACAGCTAAACATCTTCTGTTCGCCAATGAAACCTTCCAATAAATCGCCGATGGCTACAGATCCGACACCAACTGGAGTTCCGGTGTAAATGAGGTCACCTTTGCGTAGGGTAATAAATTTGGAGGTGTAGACAATCAGATCTTCGTAGGAAAATATCATATCCTTGGTATTTCCCTGCTGAACTGTTTGCCCATTTTGCTGCAGGGAGAAATCAATCGAATTTACTTCCGCAAATTCTTCTTTAGGAATCAAGTTGCTGATGACTGCCGAATGGTCAAATGCTTTTGCCAATTCCCAGGGAAGGCTTTTTGCTTTTAATTCTTGCTGTACATCCCTGGCGGTAAAGTCAATCCCCAGGCCGACAGCATCGAAATAAGTTGATGCAAATTTTGGTGTCACATGTTTTCCTTCCTTACATATCCGAAGGACGACTTCGGTTTCAAACTGGATATTTTTTGAAAATTCAGGATAATAGAAATCTTTGTTATCCTTTAACACCGCAGTATCAGGTTTTAAAAATATAATGGGAGTTTCAGGGACTGGATTATTGAGTTCTTTAGCGTGGTCGATGTAATTGCGACCGATAGCAATTATTTTCATGATATAAATTTTTAAGGCGATGAAGCTTTTAGATTTCTTAGCGAGCACTTAAGCTCGACGTCCATCGCATATCTCTGTTAAGCGGTATTCCTTCTGTATAGCTCACTTCAACAAACTTAGTAAATGTCCAAACCTTATCCAAAAATGATGATAAACAACCTGTATTATCCACTAGGTCAAATGGCCTATTTGCATAGGGTTTAGTTAGGGTTAGCTTAGGGTTTAGTTAGGGTTTGTTTAGGTATAACCTAATTAAAACCTAACTTAAACCTATCTAAATTCTAATTTATTACTAAACTAAATCAAACATTGATGACTATTATTTGTTAGGCTGTAAAATAGATTATAGCATTACAATAAAAAGGTTTAAAAATGGCAATATTAGAAGATGGTCCGAATGGTGGTTTTCGTGGTAAAGTGGGCTCAGTCTATGGGTATAACCTCAATGGCAAATGGGTGATACGCGGTTCGCGTAGAAAAAGTTCCAAACCTCCAACTCACGCGCAATTGACACATCGTGAAAAAATGAAATTGGCCGGTAAGTTTTGTGGCTGGATAAAGCCTATTGTTAATTTTGGGTATCAATTTGAAGAATCTAAAAAATCGGGGCTTGGGAAATTTCAGCTTGCACAACAGCAGATTCTCAAAAACGCGATTGATTTGGATGTCGAAAATAGACCTGTTATTAATATGGAAAAAGTGCAGGTATTTGTCGGGGAGCTCATGTCACCCGAAGGTGTTGAGGCTCGATGGGAGGATGATCTGCTGAAATTACACTGGATACCAAATCCGAAATACAGGGATAGCACTTTTAAATTAAATTTGGCCTTGGTGAGTTTGGATAGGGAGGGGGATCTCAAAATGGCTATCGCGGATGCACGGCAGGGTGAATGTACGGTTGAGATCCCGAGATTTAAAATGGACAAATTTGATTATCATGTCTACATCGGTTTTTGGGATACCTATCGAGGTGTACTCTCCAATTCGACCTATTGCGGTGTCATTTAATAGGATTTTTCAGCCTACTTGTGTATCTTTAACACTATGGATAAAATTAAGGCAGTGTTATTTGACCTAGACGGAACGTTGATTGATTCGGAATATTTCTATTTCAAAAATTGGGCGCCGATATTAAAGGATGAATTTAATTTAGTGATCAGCTACGAAGATTGGATTCGTGATTTTGCAGGGCATACTTTAGCACATAATGTCAAACGATTGGTCGATGACTACGGCTACGATACGACGGAAGAATATATGTGGAAGCGTACACGTGCAGCTTATGCCGATTCCAACATGAGCGACATTGAATTGATGCCGGATGCCCGGGAAATCTTAACGTTTTTGAAAGAGAGCGGCATTCATATCGGACTTGTCACCTCCAGTTTCCGCAGTACGGTAGATACGGTTTTGGGTAAACATGGGCTTTTGGATTATTTTGAATTTTTCGTTACCCGTGAGTGCGTCGAATTTCCCAAGCCTAATCCTGAGCCTTACCGTTTGGCATTGACGAACTTAAACTTAGCAGCGGATAGTTGTGTGGCTATTGAGGATACGATAACTGGAAGTAAATCGGCTTTGGGCGCGGGTATGCGGTTGATTGCGGTGACCAAACAGGAGGTAGAACGTGCTAGACTAACAGCTGTGGATAACATTGTGGAAAACTTGTCTGAAGCAAAAGCGCTGTTATCACAATGGATTTAAGGATTTTCGGATAATTTAATCGTTTTAGCATTTGTATTTTTATTTGGATATACGTAATATTACCGAATTGTAAATGGAATTCTGATTATGAACCGAAGAACCGCGATAAAGCAATTTTTCATTGTAGCAGGTGGACTGACAATTTTGTCGTCCTGTCTGAATGATGGTGGTGCATCCATTGTATTGAATAAGCTGAAGATTTCGGCGGAGGATGAGCAGTTTTTGGGCAATCTCGCCGACGTATTGATTCCCAAATCGGATACACCGGGAGGAAAGGATCTGAATCTGCATCTTTTTGTCATCAAAATGGTGGACGATTGTGAGTCGCCAGAAAATCAGGCTAAATTTGTTGCAGGTTTCAACGCATTGAAGAAGCGGTTAAATTTAGCAAATGGTCCAGAGACTGCGGCCACATTGATGGCGTTAAAAGACCAAACCGACGAGAAGGCTTTTTTTGAAACTTTCAAATCACGTGCAATTCAGGGGTATATGAACTCAGAATATGTGATGAAGAATAAGGTGATCTATAAACTTATTCCGGGTCCGTATAATGGTGAGGTAAAAGTTAAGGCGTAAATAGCACATGGCAAATTTAAATATTGACAGTGAAAAAAACAGGACCTACGATGCTATTGTAATCGGTTCTGGAATTAGCGGGGGATGGTCTGCGAAAGAGTTGTGCGAGAAGGGGTTAAAAACATTGGTGTTGGAACGTGGACGTGATGTTCAGCATATTAAAGATTACCCAACCACCAATATGATGCCCTGGGAGTTTGAGCATCGGAACGAAATGCCTTTCAAAGTAAAGGAAGAAAATCCAGTCGTCAGCAAATGTTATGCATTTCATGAAGATTCAGCACATTTTTTTGTGAAGGACAAAGAGCACCCGTATATTCAGGAGAAACCTTTCGACTGGATCAGGGGATACCAGGTGGGCGGTAAATCGCTATTATGGGCGAGACAGACACAACGTTGGTCTGACTTTGATTTCGAAGGCCCTGCCAGAGATGGTTTTGCTGTAGATTGGCCGATACGTTACGCCGATTTAGCACCTTGGTACAGTTACGTCGAAAAATTTGCCGGTATTGCTGGAAACCACGATGGACTTCCAGAATTGCCAGATGGTGAGTTTCTGCCCGGGTACCCCTTAAATATTGTTGAAAAGTATTTTAAAGAAAGCGTTCAAAAGAGATTTCCGGAACGCAAGGTGATTTCAGCACGCTGTGCACATCTCTCTAAACCCAATCCCATTCACATCGAGCAGGGACGCGTACAGTGTCAAAATCGGGTACTTTGCCAGCGCGGATGCCCTTTTGGTGGATATTTCAGTTCGAATGCCACGACAATTCCTTGGGCCGCAAAGACCGGAAATATGACCTTACGACCATTTTCTGTAGTTCACTCCATCCTGTATGATGAACAAAAAGGAAAAGCCGTGGGCGTACGTGTGATTGATACCAATACAAAAGAAGAGATTGATTTTTATGCTAAGCTGATTTTTGTCAATGCGGCGGCAATCAATACAAATTTGATCTTATTGAATTCTAAGTCCAACCGCTTTCCAAATGGTTTGGGTAACGATAGTGGCGTTTTAGGCAAATACGTCGCCTTTCATAATTATAGTGCGCGTATCTATGCAGAATATGAAGGACTGTTGGATTTTAAAACCGAAGGGCGGAATCCCGCGGGTGGGGGATATATTCCACGTTTCAGGAACTTGCACAAACAGGAGACCGACTTTTTAAGGGGGTATGCTGCCGGATTCGGTGCATCGCGTGGTAAACAGTCCGATCGTTCAGGTTTAGGACTTGATCTGAAAAATAATTTGTTAAATCCCAAATTAGGTGTGTGGCAGGTGGGATCTCACATGATGGGTGAAACCATACCAAAAGAATCAGGGATGGTTTCATTAGACAGCAGTAAAAAAGATGACTGGGGTATTCCGCTATTAAAAATTGCTGTCGATTATGATGAGAACGATGAAAAAATGAAAAAAGACTACATCGCTGTCATGACGGAAATGTTTACAGATGCTGGCTTCACAAATATTCGTCCGGATACACACTGGCAGGCTCCAGGTTTGGATATTCATGAAATGGGCGGTGCACGTATGGGACACGATCCGAAGACTTCGGTATTGAACAAATGGAATCAAATGCATGCTGTGAAAAATGTATTTGTCACTGATGGTGCCAGTATGACGTCTACATCAACACAAAATCCTTCATTGACGTATATGGCATTTTCGGCACGGGCTGTCGATTATGCGATCAGCGAAATGAAAAAAGGAAATATCTAAAAGTGCGGTATTGGAGGAAGATTTTTTTTAAAAAATCTTCCTCCAATAAAAATAAAATGTTATCTTTCCAACTGGATAACATGTTACAACCAAGAAACAATAACCAAAAGAAAGACAAAAATTTATAGACAATTAAAAAACCAAAATTGGGTAACCAAAAAATTTTTAAAACAAAAGCAAAAGCGATTTAGCTTATTTATTGCGAATTCTGTGAGACAATAATTCCATAGACATTTAGACCTGATGCTATTTATTTTATCGTAAATGAACGCAAAAGGAATCTAATAGGCAATTTTTTAAGCAGCAGATTGCAAAAAAACATCAATTAAGGGAAACTAAATTAAACTAGACGTTCTAAGCTTCATTTTGCTAAAACGTTTTTATAAACCAAATCACTATTAATATGAGCAAAGTTGACGTAAAATCACTTGCGCAGCTTGGGAAAAAATCAAAACTATTTTTCTCATTAGCTGTCATTGCTGGTACTTTCCAACAAGCCAATGCCGCAGTCGCAACTTCATTCAAGTACGAGGGCAAATCCGTCGTGAAAGAGATGAGCCATTTGCAGCAACAAGTTAAAGGGAAAGTATTGGATGCTACCGGAAAGCCAATTTCGGGAGTGAACATCGCCGTTAAAGGTACTTCAAAGGGTACGCAATCCGATGCCTTGGGTAATTTTACACTAGATGCTAAATCGGGGGATGTACTGGTAGTTTCTTCCGTTGGTTACAAAGCCAAAGAAGTCACTGTTTCCGGTACAACAGTTTCCGTGCAATTGGACGATGATCAAAGTCAATTGGACGAAGTTGTCGTTGTAGGGTACGGTACCATGCGTAAATCGGATGTAACGGGGTCTATTGCGATGGTTAAAGGAGCCGACCTGATTAAAGATCAAAGTTTCAGTGCTTTAGATGCCTTGAGA
The genomic region above belongs to Sphingobacterium zeae and contains:
- a CDS encoding M23 family metallopeptidase produces the protein MIKKTIAMLSLLACMTGLIKGQDIIKSRNYPQNYFIRPMDIPPQASGSFGELRATHFHGGDDYRTQQRINIPVHAAAEGFVSRVRVQIGGGGNYVYIDHPNGYTSVYMHLESFNSDLAKIVKDEQYKQRRFDVDVFLKPNQVPVRKGEFIANSGNTGGSAGPHLHFEIRDTKAQLPLNPQLFGLLFPDGVKPIIRGMTVYDLGSEIFDENTPRRHQTIKSAGNGTYSLASTAPIPVNGTFGLGINTVDKRRGISFTYGVYSIELFLDNKNISTVLFESIPFDQTRAIQSYVDYPYLKKSGVRVQKSFKDPNNPINIFKNLDNLGKITLKDNEVHDVKYVVKDVQGNTSELNFKVQNNPSLSISRPNAKGLKMFHYAEENKYEAENARIYMGKNILYDDLYFNYTQGAKPARGYSAMHYIHNMYTPVFGYYKLMIKPDYTLSENLYDKALIVSSDGGAQGGKYENGWVVANVREFGGFYIAVDTIAPNITARNLTDGKNVSNQRSIDFTISDNLSGIDTFNAYIDEKWALMKYDPKTRHIWHDFEPELSSGRHDFELEVKDNKGNVKTYEASFMK
- a CDS encoding HAD family hydrolase — translated: MDKIKAVLFDLDGTLIDSEYFYFKNWAPILKDEFNLVISYEDWIRDFAGHTLAHNVKRLVDDYGYDTTEEYMWKRTRAAYADSNMSDIELMPDAREILTFLKESGIHIGLVTSSFRSTVDTVLGKHGLLDYFEFFVTRECVEFPKPNPEPYRLALTNLNLAADSCVAIEDTITGSKSALGAGMRLIAVTKQEVERARLTAVDNIVENLSEAKALLSQWI
- a CDS encoding DUF6266 family protein, translated to MAILEDGPNGGFRGKVGSVYGYNLNGKWVIRGSRRKSSKPPTHAQLTHREKMKLAGKFCGWIKPIVNFGYQFEESKKSGLGKFQLAQQQILKNAIDLDVENRPVINMEKVQVFVGELMSPEGVEARWEDDLLKLHWIPNPKYRDSTFKLNLALVSLDREGDLKMAIADARQGECTVEIPRFKMDKFDYHVYIGFWDTYRGVLSNSTYCGVI
- a CDS encoding GMC oxidoreductase, whose translation is MANLNIDSEKNRTYDAIVIGSGISGGWSAKELCEKGLKTLVLERGRDVQHIKDYPTTNMMPWEFEHRNEMPFKVKEENPVVSKCYAFHEDSAHFFVKDKEHPYIQEKPFDWIRGYQVGGKSLLWARQTQRWSDFDFEGPARDGFAVDWPIRYADLAPWYSYVEKFAGIAGNHDGLPELPDGEFLPGYPLNIVEKYFKESVQKRFPERKVISARCAHLSKPNPIHIEQGRVQCQNRVLCQRGCPFGGYFSSNATTIPWAAKTGNMTLRPFSVVHSILYDEQKGKAVGVRVIDTNTKEEIDFYAKLIFVNAAAINTNLILLNSKSNRFPNGLGNDSGVLGKYVAFHNYSARIYAEYEGLLDFKTEGRNPAGGGYIPRFRNLHKQETDFLRGYAAGFGASRGKQSDRSGLGLDLKNNLLNPKLGVWQVGSHMMGETIPKESGMVSLDSSKKDDWGIPLLKIAVDYDENDEKMKKDYIAVMTEMFTDAGFTNIRPDTHWQAPGLDIHEMGGARMGHDPKTSVLNKWNQMHAVKNVFVTDGASMTSTSTQNPSLTYMAFSARAVDYAISEMKKGNI
- a CDS encoding gluconate 2-dehydrogenase subunit 3 family protein → MNRRTAIKQFFIVAGGLTILSSCLNDGGASIVLNKLKISAEDEQFLGNLADVLIPKSDTPGGKDLNLHLFVIKMVDDCESPENQAKFVAGFNALKKRLNLANGPETAATLMALKDQTDEKAFFETFKSRAIQGYMNSEYVMKNKVIYKLIPGPYNGEVKVKA
- a CDS encoding fumarylacetoacetate hydrolase family protein, producing MKIIAIGRNYIDHAKELNNPVPETPIIFLKPDTAVLKDNKDFYYPEFSKNIQFETEVVLRICKEGKHVTPKFASTYFDAVGLGIDFTARDVQQELKAKSLPWELAKAFDHSAVISNLIPKEEFAEVNSIDFSLQQNGQTVQQGNTKDMIFSYEDLIVYTSKFITLRKGDLIYTGTPVGVGSVAIGDLLEGFIGEQKMFSCKIK
- the bcp gene encoding thioredoxin-dependent thiol peroxidase; the encoded protein is MATLEAGQKAPDFSAKNQHGETVHLSDFKGQKVILYFYPKDNTPGCTTEACNFRDNYQSLKKDGFEIIGVSVDNEASHQKFISKHELPFQLLVDEDMKLVEAYGVWVEKNMYGKKYMGTARTTFVIDADGIIQHIIKKVDNKNASQQIRDLGV